One part of the Candidatus Binatia bacterium genome encodes these proteins:
- a CDS encoding myxococcus cysteine-rich repeat containing protein: protein MPQTPVSRRPITTPACVLALLLVAGLAHEARASDCTEAAPTNACIAGGGSPKTDCPLELRLAGELERDRRGMPRNRAVCFEGDPRCDVDPDLDNASCTVALSLCINNADPRLACTPSAVTAFELRKPNPEKPRDAADAAAVQALEGAAAEGFGLTVTRRGKLWRAGTPNATPDLCGAPVELAVPLRVSRTGRASKARRSFALQVVTATGVVDRDTLSVECRPSTCGNGRIERHEQCDDGNRENGDGCDQGCQLGDGPTPSPTPSPTPTAPPTPSPTPTQTPTPSPTPTPSPTPTPTPSPTPTPTPSPTPTPSPSPTPSPTPPAFTIDVTAYRPQTEAYGAPFARRAVPDAEEMEPGAGIRLNTDDDNGNGLADATETGVANENDLVELTLQVSPVPVPAGWEYAVVRSAPHVNVWLDAGKTFPVLTTNDERVLTLSTATLSLWVESVAQQPATVRLVARPAGGGPAVASDEALFRPFTSIVIALGGENQTPSDPPNSGYGIFNVARDLYTMGYDVHMYDEDDVSGSGAGPAYDEVVRAVSQRGIGIVSIFGYSHGGGSTHDLAQRLVNNAGSIGTFTIPFTAYIDAIQNNSDLNPFAERRLPPGTQYHVNYYQREDFFIRGDSVPGSNVDVNVNTTPWGAGIEHSGIDDLANVRNGIRDALVQRVPR, encoded by the coding sequence CGCCCAAGACCGACTGCCCGCTCGAGCTGCGGCTCGCGGGCGAGCTCGAGCGCGACCGGCGCGGAATGCCGCGCAACCGCGCCGTCTGCTTCGAGGGCGATCCGCGCTGCGACGTCGACCCCGACCTCGACAACGCGTCCTGCACGGTCGCGCTGTCTCTCTGCATCAACAACGCCGACCCGCGGCTCGCGTGCACGCCGTCCGCGGTGACCGCCTTCGAGCTGCGCAAGCCGAACCCGGAGAAGCCGCGGGATGCGGCCGACGCGGCCGCCGTGCAGGCGCTCGAGGGCGCCGCGGCGGAGGGCTTCGGCCTGACCGTCACCCGGCGCGGCAAGCTCTGGCGCGCCGGGACGCCGAACGCCACGCCCGATCTGTGCGGAGCGCCGGTCGAGCTGGCGGTGCCGCTGCGCGTGTCGCGCACCGGCCGCGCGTCGAAAGCCCGCCGCAGCTTCGCGCTCCAGGTCGTGACCGCGACCGGCGTCGTCGACCGCGACACCCTGAGCGTCGAGTGCCGGCCGAGCACCTGCGGCAACGGCCGGATCGAGCGCCACGAGCAGTGCGACGACGGCAACCGGGAGAACGGCGACGGCTGCGACCAGGGCTGCCAGCTCGGGGACGGGCCGACGCCGTCGCCGACGCCGAGCCCCACACCGACCGCGCCGCCGACGCCGTCGCCGACGCCAACCCAGACTCCGACGCCGAGCCCGACGCCCACCCCGTCGCCGACGCCGACACCCACTCCGTCGCCGACGCCGACGCCCACGCCGAGCCCGACGCCCACGCCGAGCCCGAGCCCGACGCCGTCACCGACGCCGCCGGCGTTCACGATCGACGTCACCGCGTACCGCCCGCAGACCGAAGCGTACGGCGCGCCGTTCGCGCGTCGCGCCGTGCCCGACGCCGAGGAGATGGAGCCGGGCGCCGGCATCCGGCTCAACACCGACGACGACAACGGCAACGGCCTCGCCGACGCCACCGAGACCGGGGTCGCGAACGAGAACGACCTCGTCGAGCTCACGCTGCAGGTCTCACCGGTTCCCGTGCCGGCGGGCTGGGAGTATGCGGTGGTGCGCAGCGCGCCGCACGTCAATGTATGGCTTGACGCCGGCAAGACGTTCCCGGTGCTGACGACGAACGACGAGCGGGTTCTGACGCTGAGCACGGCGACCCTGTCGCTGTGGGTCGAGAGCGTCGCGCAGCAGCCGGCGACGGTTCGGCTCGTTGCGCGGCCTGCGGGCGGCGGACCGGCGGTGGCCTCGGATGAGGCGCTGTTCCGTCCGTTCACCAGCATCGTGATCGCGCTCGGTGGCGAGAACCAGACGCCGAGCGACCCGCCCAACTCCGGCTACGGCATCTTCAACGTCGCGCGCGACCTCTACACGATGGGTTACGACGTGCACATGTACGACGAGGACGACGTCAGCGGCTCGGGCGCCGGTCCGGCGTACGACGAAGTGGTGCGGGCGGTGTCGCAGCGCGGGATCGGCATCGTGTCGATCTTCGGCTACAGCCACGGGGGCGGCTCGACGCACGACCTCGCGCAGCGTCTGGTGAACAACGCCGGCAGCATCGGCACGTTCACCATCCCCTTCACCGCCTACATCGACGCGATCCAGAACAACTCGGACCTGAACCCCTTTGCCGAGCGTCGCCTGCCGCCCGGCACGCAGTACCACGTCAACTACTACCAGCGTGAAGACTTCTTCATCCGCGGCGACTCGGTGCCGGGATCGAACGTCGACGTGAACGTGAACACGACCCCGTGGGGAGCGGGCATCGAGCACAGCGGCATCGACGACCTGGCGAACGTGCGCAACGGCATCCGCGACGCGCTGGTGCAGAGGGTGCCGCGATGA
- a CDS encoding outer membrane beta-barrel protein — translation MRLGFVRVLSVCALLVAAATAHAEENQFNRPGAFVGLGGVYGVSAFQGSARDLFGNSLGFQARGGYRFNEIFAVEGIYEYMDNFGVKGVRDASIWTNNLTANGKLILPLDRFQPYLSGGVGFLNAEPHGKGDGQWAFAGRFGGGTDVALTENIALYLDASYVIPAGGGAISNVQYFSFGWGGKYLF, via the coding sequence ATGCGTTTGGGTTTCGTTCGAGTTCTGAGTGTTTGCGCGCTGCTCGTGGCGGCTGCCACCGCGCACGCGGAGGAGAACCAGTTCAACCGTCCGGGCGCGTTCGTTGGGCTCGGCGGTGTGTACGGCGTGTCGGCGTTCCAAGGGTCGGCGCGTGATCTCTTCGGCAACAGCCTCGGCTTCCAGGCCCGCGGAGGCTACCGTTTCAACGAGATCTTCGCCGTCGAGGGCATCTACGAGTACATGGACAACTTCGGCGTGAAGGGTGTCCGTGACGCGAGCATCTGGACCAACAATCTGACGGCGAACGGCAAGCTCATCCTGCCGCTCGATCGCTTCCAGCCCTACCTCTCGGGTGGCGTCGGCTTCCTGAACGCCGAGCCGCACGGCAAGGGCGACGGCCAGTGGGCGTTCGCGGGCCGCTTCGGTGGCGGCACGGACGTCGCGCTCACCGAGAACATCGCGCTCTACCTCGACGCGTCGTACGTCATCCCGGCGGGCGGCGGTGCGATCAGCAACGTCCAGTACTTCTCGTTCGGCTGGGGCGGCAAGTACCTGTTCTAG
- the npdG gene encoding NADPH-dependent F420 reductase, which translates to MSTIAILGGTGAQGMGLALRLAQAGEKLVIGSRVAERARDAAAKVRAAVPGAEVDGRENLEAVTLASRVIMTMPVEGLSAFLERAAGDLAGRLVIDAMVPLTVRRKVAELTPVDDVPSVSELVQRAAPEARVVCAFKNVPSDALQDLTRSLEGDVLLCGDDDAARAEVAALVERMPGLRAVDAGPLRLARYVEGITALLVSLNIRHKALTSIAIVGLER; encoded by the coding sequence ATGAGTACGATCGCGATCCTGGGCGGCACCGGTGCGCAGGGAATGGGACTCGCCCTGCGTCTTGCGCAAGCCGGTGAGAAGCTGGTGATCGGCTCGCGCGTCGCCGAGCGCGCGCGCGACGCCGCGGCCAAGGTGCGCGCCGCCGTGCCGGGCGCCGAGGTCGACGGGCGCGAGAATCTCGAGGCGGTCACGCTCGCTTCGCGTGTCATCATGACGATGCCGGTCGAGGGCCTGAGCGCATTCCTCGAGCGCGCCGCAGGTGACCTCGCCGGACGGCTCGTGATTGACGCCATGGTGCCGCTCACCGTGCGTCGCAAGGTCGCCGAGCTGACGCCGGTCGACGACGTTCCTTCGGTGAGCGAGCTCGTGCAGCGCGCGGCGCCGGAGGCGCGCGTCGTGTGCGCCTTCAAGAACGTGCCGAGCGACGCGCTGCAGGACTTGACACGGTCTCTCGAGGGCGACGTGCTGCTGTGCGGCGACGACGACGCGGCGCGCGCCGAGGTCGCGGCCCTGGTCGAGCGGATGCCCGGCCTGCGGGCCGTCGACGCGGGTCCGCTACGCCTCGCCCGCTACGTCGAGGGCATCACGGCGCTGCTGGTCAGCCTCAACATCCGGCACAAGGCGCTGACTTCGATCGCGATCGTCGGTCTCGAGCGCTGA
- a CDS encoding AMP-binding protein: MPTDFTFDVPEHFNFGRDVVDRLAADRGRVALYFEDESGRSARYTFWDFSRTSNRIANLLAANGVGRGDAVLVMLPRLPQWHASIVAGLKLGALVIPCTAALRPKDVEYRAQHSNARAIVTTLEGAAVVEQVRERCPNLAVRVAFSGRPLGFERASGEPSGVPDGWIDADRELPRQSQDFAVADTASADPALCYYTSGTTKDPKAVLHSHAYTWCQRFTARFWLDARPDGLHWTTSDTGWAKAAYGVLFGPWGVGAPTFMYNGRFDPVRELELLERYQVTTFCAPPTEYRMLVKQDLGRFDLSHLRHCTGAGEPLNPEVIRVWHERTGLWIHDGYGQTESILLVANLPGMTIRPGAMGLPFPGHDVAVVRDDGSEAAVGEVGDIVVRNRPPSLLLEYWKSPEETSFVFRDGLYWTGDRGYRDEDGYLWFVGRADDVIISAGYRIGPFEVESALLTHPAVLESAVVAKPDPDRGHVVKAFVVLREGVVGNEALVDELKTHVKNTTAPYKYPREIEFVTELPKTVSGKIRRAELRKREEERAAKR; encoded by the coding sequence ATGCCGACGGACTTCACCTTCGACGTCCCCGAGCACTTCAACTTCGGCCGCGACGTCGTCGACCGGCTCGCCGCCGACCGCGGGCGCGTCGCGCTGTACTTCGAGGACGAGAGCGGGCGGAGCGCGCGCTACACCTTCTGGGACTTCTCGCGCACCTCGAACCGCATCGCGAACCTGCTCGCCGCGAACGGCGTCGGACGCGGCGACGCGGTGCTGGTCATGCTGCCGCGCCTGCCGCAGTGGCACGCGTCGATCGTCGCCGGGCTGAAGCTCGGCGCGCTGGTCATCCCGTGCACCGCGGCGCTGCGGCCGAAGGACGTCGAGTACCGCGCACAGCACTCGAACGCGCGCGCGATCGTGACGACGCTCGAGGGCGCGGCGGTGGTCGAGCAGGTGCGCGAGCGCTGTCCGAACCTGGCCGTGCGGGTCGCGTTCTCGGGGCGTCCGCTCGGCTTCGAGCGCGCGTCCGGCGAGCCGTCGGGCGTTCCCGACGGCTGGATCGACGCCGACCGCGAGCTCCCGCGTCAATCACAAGACTTCGCCGTCGCCGACACGGCGTCTGCCGATCCGGCGCTCTGCTACTACACGTCGGGCACCACCAAGGACCCGAAGGCGGTGCTGCACTCGCACGCCTACACCTGGTGCCAGCGCTTCACCGCGCGCTTCTGGCTCGACGCGCGGCCCGACGGCCTGCACTGGACGACCTCCGACACGGGCTGGGCGAAGGCCGCCTACGGCGTGCTGTTCGGACCCTGGGGCGTCGGCGCGCCGACCTTCATGTACAACGGTCGCTTCGATCCGGTGCGCGAGCTCGAGCTGCTCGAGCGCTACCAGGTGACGACCTTCTGCGCGCCGCCGACCGAGTACCGGATGCTCGTCAAGCAAGACCTCGGGCGCTTCGACCTCTCGCACCTGCGGCACTGCACCGGCGCCGGCGAGCCGCTCAACCCGGAGGTGATCCGCGTCTGGCACGAGCGCACCGGGCTCTGGATCCACGACGGCTACGGGCAGACGGAGTCGATCTTGCTGGTCGCGAACCTGCCGGGCATGACGATCCGCCCGGGTGCGATGGGCCTGCCGTTCCCGGGACACGACGTCGCCGTGGTGCGCGACGACGGCAGCGAGGCGGCCGTCGGCGAGGTGGGCGACATCGTCGTGCGCAACCGTCCGCCGAGCCTGCTTCTCGAGTACTGGAAGAGCCCAGAGGAAACGTCCTTCGTCTTCCGCGACGGCCTCTACTGGACGGGCGACCGCGGCTACCGCGACGAGGACGGCTACCTGTGGTTCGTCGGCCGCGCCGACGACGTCATCATCTCGGCGGGCTACCGGATCGGGCCGTTCGAGGTCGAGAGCGCGCTGCTCACGCATCCCGCCGTGCTCGAGTCCGCGGTGGTCGCGAAGCCGGATCCCGACCGCGGCCACGTGGTGAAGGCGTTCGTCGTGCTGCGCGAGGGCGTGGTCGGCAACGAGGCGCTCGTCGACGAGCTCAAGACGCACGTCAAGAATACGACCGCTCCCTACAAGTACCCGCGCGAGATCGAGTTCGTCACCGAGCTGCCGAAGACGGTGAGCGGCAAGATCCGCCGTGCCGAGCTGCGCAAGCGCGAGGAAGAGCGCGCCGCCAAGCGCTGA
- the cas1 gene encoding CRISPR-associated endonuclease Cas1, producing MKTVYVTEPGAVVRRSGPVLQVWVKSEMRAELLVHDLDQLVLMGNIMLTPAVLDFLIRERVDTVFLSLHGRYRGRLMHEHSKNVALRLAQYRQLQDPAVALAAARDIVRGKIANARTFLLKAARRQGGDEELERASVRLDAMASRVDEMETLDQIRGCEGRASAVYFGVFARLLRNPEFSFTERNRRPPLDPVNVLLSLGYTLLANAVETAVQIVGLDPYLGALHEIAYGRPSLVCDLMEEYRPVIVDPMVVACINQKSFKREDFEGGEEGEPVRFRRDALRWFVELFERRLRTRIAYPPRGLRLTWRQVIEEQARSFARFVLGSEPRYAPMLVR from the coding sequence ATGAAGACCGTGTACGTCACCGAGCCCGGTGCCGTGGTGCGCCGGAGCGGTCCGGTGCTGCAGGTCTGGGTCAAGAGCGAGATGCGCGCCGAGCTGCTGGTGCACGACCTCGATCAGCTCGTGCTGATGGGCAACATCATGCTGACGCCGGCGGTGCTCGACTTCCTCATCCGCGAGCGGGTCGACACCGTGTTCCTTTCCTTGCACGGCCGCTACCGCGGTCGGCTGATGCACGAGCACTCGAAGAACGTCGCGCTCCGCTTGGCGCAGTATCGGCAGCTGCAGGATCCGGCGGTCGCGCTGGCGGCGGCGCGCGACATCGTCCGTGGGAAGATCGCCAATGCGCGCACGTTCCTTCTGAAGGCGGCGCGACGCCAAGGAGGCGACGAAGAGCTCGAGCGTGCGAGCGTGCGGCTCGACGCCATGGCGAGCCGCGTCGACGAGATGGAGACGCTCGACCAGATCCGCGGCTGCGAGGGGCGTGCTTCGGCGGTCTACTTCGGGGTCTTCGCCCGGCTGCTGCGCAATCCGGAGTTCTCGTTCACCGAGCGCAACCGCAGGCCGCCGCTCGACCCGGTCAACGTCCTGCTGTCGCTCGGCTACACGTTGCTCGCCAACGCGGTCGAGACCGCCGTGCAGATCGTGGGACTCGACCCGTACCTCGGCGCCTTGCACGAGATCGCGTACGGCCGGCCCTCCCTGGTCTGCGATCTGATGGAGGAGTACCGCCCGGTGATCGTCGACCCGATGGTGGTCGCGTGCATCAATCAAAAGTCCTTCAAGCGGGAGGATTTCGAGGGTGGGGAAGAGGGCGAGCCGGTGCGCTTCCGGCGGGATGCGCTGCGCTGGTTCGTGGAGCTCTTCGAGCGCAGATTGCGCACTCGGATCGCGTATCCGCCGCGCGGTCTCAGGCTGACCTGGCGTCAGGTGATCGAGGAGCAGGCGCGCTCGTTCGCGCGCTTCGTGCTCGGCAGCGAGCCGCGCTACGCGCCGATGCTCGTCCGGTGA
- a CDS encoding CRISPR-associated primase-polymerase type A1, with the protein MKGDLEAASALDEVSAAGEERAALDALYRLAQRAADEGHYQRVSQLFREARDAGALSRPEAWRTLLLEAGDFEAARALAPLGEPERSAPLGEAGPDAPGDEDFLDFDAGEPPKRSDALPRSLVDRFYGLFRGRGDVYARQWFDARKGRTGYWPVRDPLTRRAVEEHLLGKHTLGQYLLFPDETVAFAVLDLDPTPEALEHDRLARDDREAIAPESLASAARRLARAAESAGLAPMVESTGGDGMHVWLFFEPRLPAAEARAALREIVCRAGPLPPSVALEIFPKQDRLTGKGLGNLIKLPLGVHQATMRRSVFLASDGSVLPDEDALARIRFSDPEAVRALLRAKVVPLRADDAAAPASAVRGEATARDDGSRPGATRMAAETGPRALAEALASIEPGREAERAVDAVLAGCAVLRELSRRAFEDPTLPSDAARALVYTVGLIGRRNERIESMLRAAGVSSKELDRVRCGLQAPMGCRRLKELFAPLASACACPRPSDGLYATPVLLAFERLPRPGPRRPVPASDAALVEGPWQPAPHDLEQRLERIEQAVRRLLERIE; encoded by the coding sequence ATGAAAGGCGACCTCGAAGCCGCGAGCGCCCTCGACGAGGTCTCCGCTGCGGGCGAGGAGCGCGCGGCTCTCGACGCTCTCTACCGGCTCGCGCAGCGAGCCGCCGACGAGGGACACTACCAGCGCGTCTCGCAGCTCTTTCGCGAAGCGCGCGACGCGGGGGCGCTCTCTCGACCCGAAGCCTGGAGGACGCTTCTGCTCGAGGCCGGTGATTTCGAAGCCGCTCGAGCGCTCGCTCCACTCGGCGAGCCGGAGCGCTCGGCGCCGCTCGGCGAGGCCGGCCCCGACGCTCCGGGCGACGAGGACTTTCTCGACTTCGATGCGGGAGAGCCGCCGAAGCGCTCGGACGCCTTGCCGCGCTCGCTGGTGGATCGCTTCTACGGCTTGTTCCGAGGCCGCGGCGACGTCTACGCGCGCCAGTGGTTCGATGCGCGAAAGGGCCGCACCGGCTACTGGCCCGTACGGGATCCGCTCACCCGGCGAGCCGTCGAAGAGCACCTTCTCGGAAAGCACACCCTCGGCCAGTACCTGCTCTTTCCGGACGAAACGGTCGCGTTCGCCGTCCTCGACCTCGATCCGACGCCCGAGGCTCTCGAGCACGACCGGCTCGCTCGCGACGATCGGGAAGCGATCGCACCCGAGAGCTTGGCGTCCGCCGCCAGACGGCTTGCGCGGGCGGCCGAGTCCGCGGGCCTCGCGCCGATGGTCGAGAGCACCGGCGGCGACGGGATGCACGTGTGGCTCTTCTTCGAGCCGCGGCTGCCCGCAGCGGAAGCGCGCGCAGCGCTGCGCGAGATCGTCTGCCGCGCGGGCCCGCTGCCACCGTCGGTCGCGCTCGAGATCTTTCCCAAGCAGGACCGCCTCACGGGCAAGGGGCTCGGCAACCTGATCAAGCTGCCGCTCGGCGTTCACCAGGCGACGATGCGGCGCTCGGTGTTCCTCGCATCAGACGGAAGCGTCCTCCCCGACGAAGACGCGCTCGCGCGGATCCGCTTCTCCGATCCCGAGGCGGTGCGCGCTCTTCTGCGCGCGAAGGTCGTCCCGCTCCGCGCCGACGACGCGGCGGCGCCGGCGTCGGCCGTCCGCGGCGAAGCGACTGCGCGCGACGACGGCTCACGTCCCGGTGCGACGCGGATGGCCGCGGAGACGGGACCTCGCGCGCTCGCCGAGGCGCTCGCGTCGATCGAGCCGGGCCGCGAGGCCGAGCGCGCCGTCGACGCGGTGCTCGCCGGGTGCGCCGTCCTGCGGGAGCTCTCTCGCCGCGCGTTCGAGGATCCGACGCTCCCTTCCGATGCCGCCCGCGCGCTGGTCTACACCGTTGGGCTCATCGGACGCCGGAACGAGCGCATCGAGTCGATGCTGCGCGCGGCCGGCGTCAGCAGCAAGGAGCTCGATCGGGTGCGCTGCGGATTGCAGGCGCCGATGGGCTGCCGTCGTCTGAAGGAGCTGTTTGCGCCCTTGGCCTCCGCGTGCGCGTGCCCGCGCCCGTCCGATGGCCTGTACGCGACACCCGTGCTGCTCGCTTTCGAGCGGTTGCCGCGGCCCGGGCCGCGGCGTCCCGTGCCCGCGTCCGATGCTGCGCTGGTCGAGGGGCCGTGGCAGCCCGCGCCGCACGACCTCGAGCAGCGGCTCGAGCGCATCGAGCAAGCGGTGCGGCGGCTTCTCGAACGCATCGAATGA